From a single Bacillus pumilus genomic region:
- a CDS encoding 1,2-dihydroxy-3-keto-5-methylthiopentene dioxygenase, which produces MATILIHNEENTLLESEQEVAAYLENQGVIYEHWDIEKLPDRLSEKYDLTDEEKEEILTVFQKEIQSISERRGYKAQDVISLSDATPNLDELLQNFKREHHHTDDEVRFIVSGHGIFAIQGKDGVFFDVRLNPGDLISVPPHIRHYFTLQEDRKVVAVRIFVTTEGWVPIYEEETV; this is translated from the coding sequence ATGGCGACGATTTTAATTCATAATGAAGAGAACACATTACTTGAAAGCGAGCAAGAGGTGGCAGCCTATTTAGAAAACCAGGGGGTCATTTATGAACATTGGGATATTGAAAAGCTGCCAGACCGATTATCAGAAAAGTATGATTTAACAGATGAAGAAAAGGAAGAGATTTTGACTGTCTTCCAAAAGGAAATTCAGAGTATTTCTGAAAGAAGAGGGTACAAAGCGCAGGATGTCATTTCATTATCTGATGCTACACCTAATCTTGATGAACTGCTCCAAAACTTTAAGCGTGAGCATCATCATACAGACGACGAAGTAAGGTTTATTGTAAGCGGCCACGGAATCTTTGCTATTCAAGGCAAGGATGGCGTCTTTTTTGATGTGAGGCTGAATCCAGGTGATTTAATTTCTGTACCGCCACATATTCGTCACTATTTTACACTACAAGAGGATCGAAAAGTAGTCGCAGTTCGCATATTTGTCACAACTGAGGGCTGGGTGCCAATTTACGAGGAAGAAACGGTTTAA
- a CDS encoding aspartyl-phosphate phosphatase Spo0E family protein gives MNIYVRKEQLLMSIDEKRKQMVEAAQAEGYTGETTIKYSQELDNLMNEYQHLLFHEKQAAPSFHDLVSQMSLLSVNRPSY, from the coding sequence ATGAATATTTATGTCAGGAAAGAACAATTGCTGATGTCCATTGATGAGAAGAGAAAACAGATGGTAGAGGCTGCTCAAGCGGAGGGCTACACTGGTGAGACGACAATTAAATATAGTCAAGAACTGGACAACCTGATGAATGAGTATCAGCATCTTCTTTTTCATGAGAAACAAGCTGCCCCCTCCTTTCATGATCTTGTATCTCAAATGAGTCTTCTATCCGTGAACCGTCCCTCTTATTAA
- a CDS encoding ATP-binding protein yields MSILKGFWKKIRLYLILVMIPTLIISYFIYEKETEKIDLKNKQTATLMLNIHKNQMNYLISETEARLTSLAMGFDQPLETKKVQHILEKIYKQEPRFSGLYLLDEKGNVTASTTPLKEKINLSFRDYFKRIQVTKQTVITDNYVSRITKQRILSICVPVLDENEEVTNVLVAAIQIDYLRNIMNVLNPDLHFKMLNQNGHVVFTSGPHPASEKGSTVSTYLDENSWKLEVFPQRATTSEVLSVMLIPLSSAFILLNILFTLVQYIILRRQTQQERHQNEAQKLELIGTLAASTAHEIRNPLTGISGFIQLLQKKYHSEEDQLYFSVIEEEIKRINQIVSEFLVLGKPTAEKWQNNSVKEIVSEIMPIVFSEANLYNVEVDLQINTIQDVGVYCTKDHIKQVVLNVAKNSLEAMPNGGHLKIVIEAEKEHVIIKVKDTGEGIPEEMLKHIFLPFITSKEKGTGLGLVVCKRIISMYGGTIDIESEVNKGTTVLITLPSAHSV; encoded by the coding sequence ATGAGTATACTGAAAGGGTTCTGGAAGAAGATCAGGCTGTACCTTATTTTGGTCATGATTCCAACCCTAATCATTAGTTATTTTATCTACGAAAAAGAAACGGAAAAAATCGACTTAAAAAACAAACAAACCGCTACACTTATGTTAAATATTCACAAAAACCAAATGAATTATTTAATTAGTGAAACAGAAGCGAGATTAACTTCCCTTGCTATGGGATTTGACCAGCCGCTTGAGACGAAAAAAGTACAACACATCCTAGAGAAAATTTATAAACAAGAACCTCGTTTTTCAGGCCTGTATCTCCTAGACGAAAAAGGAAATGTAACTGCAAGCACCACACCGTTAAAGGAAAAAATCAACCTATCCTTCAGAGATTATTTCAAGCGCATTCAAGTGACCAAGCAAACGGTGATCACAGACAACTATGTAAGCCGAATTACAAAACAGCGGATTCTCTCCATTTGTGTACCTGTTCTGGATGAAAATGAAGAAGTCACCAATGTACTAGTCGCTGCCATTCAAATTGATTATTTAAGAAATATTATGAATGTATTGAATCCTGACCTTCATTTTAAAATGCTGAATCAAAATGGACATGTCGTGTTTACAAGCGGTCCGCATCCAGCATCAGAAAAAGGCAGCACCGTGTCTACATATTTAGATGAAAACAGCTGGAAACTGGAGGTCTTTCCTCAGCGTGCGACTACAAGTGAAGTGCTGTCTGTTATGCTGATCCCTTTATCCAGTGCTTTTATTTTATTAAATATTTTATTCACACTTGTTCAATATATCATTTTAAGACGGCAAACCCAGCAGGAGCGCCACCAAAATGAAGCGCAAAAGCTTGAATTGATCGGAACACTCGCAGCAAGTACGGCACACGAAATTCGCAACCCTTTAACAGGCATCAGTGGATTTATCCAGCTTTTGCAAAAGAAGTATCATTCAGAAGAAGATCAGCTCTATTTTTCTGTCATTGAAGAAGAAATTAAACGGATCAACCAAATCGTCAGCGAATTTCTTGTACTAGGAAAACCAACAGCAGAAAAATGGCAGAATAACTCTGTCAAAGAAATTGTCAGTGAGATCATGCCGATCGTTTTCTCTGAGGCGAACCTTTATAACGTTGAGGTTGATTTGCAAATCAATACAATTCAAGATGTTGGAGTGTATTGCACGAAGGATCACATTAAACAAGTCGTATTAAATGTGGCGAAGAACTCGTTAGAAGCGATGCCAAATGGCGGTCATTTGAAGATTGTCATTGAGGCTGAAAAAGAACATGTCATCATTAAAGTGAAAGATACGGGTGAAGGCATACCAGAAGAAATGTTAAAGCATATCTTCCTCCCTTTTATTACATCGAAGGAAAAAGGCACAGGCCTTGGGCTTGTCGTGTGTAAGCGAATCATTTCAATGTATGGCGGGACAATTGATATCGAGAGCGAAGTGAATAAAGGAACAACTGTCTTGATCACGCTTCCTTCTGCTCACTCAGTATAG
- a CDS encoding MarR family winged helix-turn-helix transcriptional regulator — MENYNVEKSLKLFIVLSRAYRSINHHMNKHIVKHGLNPTEFAVLELLYHKGDQPLQQIGDKILLASGSITYVVDKLEKKELLSRKACAEDRRVTFAHITEQGRALLDDIFPDHAKEIHEMISVLSEEEKDACIDMLKHVGLRAKHLYDHKE; from the coding sequence ATGGAAAATTATAATGTTGAAAAATCTTTGAAATTATTTATTGTATTATCACGTGCCTATCGTTCGATTAATCATCACATGAACAAACATATTGTGAAGCACGGGCTGAATCCGACTGAATTTGCTGTATTAGAATTGCTGTATCATAAAGGTGATCAGCCGCTTCAGCAAATCGGTGATAAGATTTTACTTGCAAGCGGTAGCATTACGTATGTGGTCGATAAATTGGAGAAAAAAGAACTCCTCAGTCGTAAGGCATGTGCAGAAGACCGCAGGGTGACATTTGCACATATTACCGAGCAGGGACGAGCTTTGCTTGATGACATCTTCCCCGATCATGCGAAGGAAATTCATGAAATGATTAGTGTCCTGAGCGAAGAAGAGAAGGATGCCTGCATTGATATGCTCAAACATGTGGGTCTGCGTGCAAAGCATTTATATGATCATAAAGAATAA
- the motB gene encoding flagellar motor protein MotB, with protein MARKRKKHDHDDHVDESWLIPYADLLTLLLALFIVLFASSSIDAAKYEQMAKSFNVVFTGGTGVMDQSSMQSTEETENSDQIKKAAEEDEEAKAKARDQAVLTKVKKQVDSFITDKKLGSKLETKLTEEGLLITIEDSIFFDSGRAVIRPQDVPLAKEISKLLVINPARDIVISGHTDNVPIRNSEFESNWYLSAIRAVNFLSILLENSNLDQENFSTKGFGEFKPIATNDTAEGRSKNRRVEVLILPIEKKEK; from the coding sequence ATGGCTAGGAAACGGAAAAAACATGATCATGATGACCATGTAGATGAATCTTGGCTAATCCCTTATGCCGATCTTCTGACGCTTCTACTCGCTCTCTTCATTGTGCTTTTTGCCTCTAGTTCGATTGATGCGGCAAAATATGAACAGATGGCCAAGTCGTTTAATGTCGTCTTTACGGGCGGTACTGGTGTTATGGATCAATCCAGCATGCAAAGCACCGAAGAAACGGAAAATAGCGATCAGATCAAAAAAGCAGCCGAAGAAGATGAAGAAGCCAAAGCAAAAGCTCGGGACCAAGCCGTTCTTACAAAGGTCAAAAAGCAAGTGGATTCATTCATTACCGATAAGAAACTTGGATCAAAACTCGAAACAAAGCTCACAGAGGAAGGTCTTCTCATTACGATTGAAGACAGTATCTTCTTTGATTCTGGCCGGGCAGTTATTCGCCCTCAAGATGTTCCGTTAGCAAAGGAAATCTCCAAACTACTCGTCATTAACCCCGCTCGTGACATTGTCATTAGCGGACATACAGATAATGTACCAATCAGAAATTCTGAATTTGAATCCAACTGGTATTTAAGTGCCATTCGAGCTGTCAACTTCTTAAGTATTCTACTTGAGAACAGCAACCTAGACCAAGAAAACTTTAGTACAAAAGGTTTCGGTGAATTCAAGCCGATTGCGACAAACGATACTGCAGAAGGCAGAAGTAAAAACCGGCGAGTTGAAGTACTCATTTTACCGATTGAGAAAAAAGAAAAATAA
- the motA gene encoding flagellar motor stator protein MotA: protein MDKTSLIGIILAFIALSVGMVLKGVSLTALINPAAILIIVVGTIAAVVIAFPSSEIKKTPKLFGKIFKDNKLPTIQEMIPLFSNWAQIARREGLLALEASLEEVDDDFLKNGLSMAVDGQSAEFIRDVLTEEVDAMAERHQSGALIFTQAGTYAPTLGVLGAVVGLIAALANMGDIEALGHAISAAFVATLLGIFTGYVLWHPFANKLKRKSKEEVKLRLIMIEGILSVLEGQSPKVIEQKLLMYLPAKERANLVIEEGEKQNG, encoded by the coding sequence ATGGACAAAACATCGTTAATTGGTATTATTTTAGCATTTATTGCACTGAGTGTCGGTATGGTTTTGAAAGGTGTGAGTCTAACCGCTCTTATCAACCCGGCGGCTATATTGATTATTGTTGTTGGGACGATTGCAGCTGTTGTCATCGCATTCCCATCTAGTGAAATTAAGAAAACACCAAAATTGTTCGGCAAAATTTTCAAAGACAACAAGCTTCCAACGATTCAAGAAATGATCCCTCTTTTTTCAAACTGGGCTCAAATTGCTCGTCGTGAAGGTCTTTTGGCATTAGAAGCTAGCCTTGAGGAAGTCGATGATGATTTTCTAAAGAACGGCCTTAGCATGGCGGTTGACGGTCAAAGTGCTGAATTTATTCGCGACGTCTTAACAGAAGAAGTGGACGCTATGGCTGAAAGACATCAGTCAGGCGCATTAATCTTTACACAAGCAGGTACATACGCTCCGACGCTTGGTGTACTTGGCGCCGTTGTCGGACTCATTGCCGCACTTGCGAACATGGGAGATATTGAAGCACTTGGACATGCAATCAGTGCGGCCTTCGTTGCCACGCTGCTTGGGATTTTTACCGGGTATGTGTTATGGCATCCATTTGCGAACAAGTTGAAGCGCAAATCAAAGGAAGAAGTAAAGCTTCGTCTCATTATGATCGAAGGTATTCTTTCTGTTCTTGAAGGTCAGTCTCCAAAAGTGATTGAACAAAAACTACTCATGTACTTACCAGCAAAAGAACGTGCAAATCTTGTCATTGAAGAAGGAGAAAAACAAAATGGCTAG
- a CDS encoding ATP-dependent Clp protease ATP-binding subunit, with translation MRCQHCQENEATIRLNMQVNSSRSQMVLCEDCYTSLMEQSKMKMGPQLFGGSSFFSEPTGPAQSGKQPTQKGLLDELGRNLTDGANAGLIDPVIGRDEEVTRVIEILNRRNKNNPVLIGEPGVGKTAIAEGLALKIASGDVPNKLKNKQIYLLDVSSLVANTGVRGQFEERMKQLIKELQSRKNIILFVDEIHLLVGAGSAEGSMDAGNILKPALARGELQLVGATTLKEYRQIEKDAALERRFQPVIVDEPTQAEAIEILKGIQDKYESYHGVTYSHEAIQACVQLSSRYIQDRHLPDKAIDLMDEAGSKANLSIDAASEDELTNRLTQIAAEKQAALKEEQYEKAAKLRDEEEAIEARLQSKANDKEHVVTAEDIQAIVEQKTGIPVSKLQADEQTKMKEIDVRLKARVIGQEHAVEKVAKAVKRSRAGLKSKHRPTGSFLFVGPTGVGKTELSKTLAEELFGSRDAIIRLDMSEYMEKHSVSKLIGSPPGYVGHDEAGQLTEKVRRKPYSIILLDEIEKAHPDVQHIFLQIMEDGRLTDSQGRTVSFKDTVIIMTSNAGSSDKKAVKVGFQSDQEEAIEEQSLIDSLSAYFKPEFLNRFDSIIQFDSLNRDDLVKIVDLLLNELSEQLKEQHLTVQVTNEAKEKIAELGYHPAFGARPLRRTIQEHVEDQMTEILLEEEKLSGFTVDVVDNEIVVKKG, from the coding sequence ATGCGTTGTCAACATTGTCAAGAAAATGAAGCAACTATTCGCCTGAATATGCAAGTGAATTCATCCCGGAGCCAAATGGTTTTATGTGAAGACTGCTACACCTCTTTGATGGAGCAATCAAAAATGAAAATGGGACCTCAATTGTTCGGAGGAAGTTCATTCTTCTCTGAACCAACAGGACCTGCACAAAGCGGAAAGCAGCCAACACAAAAAGGCTTACTCGATGAACTTGGCCGAAATTTAACAGATGGCGCTAATGCTGGTCTCATTGATCCAGTCATCGGCCGTGATGAAGAAGTCACAAGAGTCATTGAGATTTTAAATAGAAGAAATAAAAATAACCCAGTCCTCATTGGTGAACCAGGCGTTGGGAAAACAGCAATTGCTGAAGGACTCGCACTGAAAATTGCAAGCGGCGATGTACCAAATAAATTAAAGAACAAACAGATTTATTTATTAGATGTCTCTTCACTTGTAGCGAATACAGGCGTACGTGGTCAATTCGAGGAAAGAATGAAACAGTTAATCAAAGAACTGCAAAGCCGTAAAAATATTATTTTATTTGTAGATGAAATCCACCTGCTTGTAGGCGCAGGATCTGCCGAAGGGTCAATGGATGCTGGAAACATCTTAAAACCAGCCCTTGCACGAGGCGAGCTGCAGCTAGTAGGTGCGACGACATTAAAAGAATATCGTCAAATTGAAAAAGATGCCGCTCTTGAACGACGCTTTCAGCCCGTTATTGTAGATGAACCAACACAAGCTGAAGCGATCGAGATTTTAAAAGGCATTCAAGATAAGTACGAAAGCTATCATGGCGTCACCTACTCTCATGAAGCCATTCAAGCGTGTGTTCAATTATCTTCGCGGTATATTCAAGACCGTCATCTACCGGATAAAGCCATTGATTTAATGGATGAAGCAGGTTCAAAAGCGAACCTTTCCATTGATGCAGCAAGTGAAGATGAACTAACGAACCGCCTTACACAAATCGCTGCTGAAAAACAAGCTGCTTTAAAAGAAGAACAATACGAAAAAGCAGCAAAGCTTCGAGATGAAGAAGAAGCCATTGAAGCAAGACTTCAAAGCAAAGCAAATGACAAAGAACATGTCGTCACAGCAGAGGACATTCAAGCCATTGTGGAACAAAAAACAGGTATCCCTGTTAGCAAACTGCAAGCAGACGAACAAACCAAAATGAAAGAAATTGACGTCCGCTTAAAAGCACGTGTGATCGGTCAGGAACATGCGGTTGAAAAAGTGGCGAAAGCTGTGAAAAGAAGCAGAGCCGGCTTAAAATCAAAGCATAGACCGACAGGCTCCTTTCTTTTCGTTGGACCAACAGGAGTCGGAAAAACCGAATTGTCAAAAACATTAGCTGAAGAATTATTCGGCTCAAGAGATGCGATTATCCGTTTAGATATGAGTGAGTACATGGAGAAACACTCAGTATCCAAACTGATCGGTTCTCCTCCTGGTTACGTTGGACATGATGAAGCGGGTCAGCTGACAGAAAAAGTGCGGAGAAAGCCGTATAGCATCATCTTGCTGGATGAAATTGAAAAAGCACATCCTGATGTGCAGCACATATTCCTTCAAATCATGGAAGATGGTCGGTTAACAGACAGCCAAGGCAGAACCGTCAGCTTTAAAGATACTGTCATCATCATGACAAGTAACGCAGGCAGCTCAGATAAAAAAGCAGTCAAAGTCGGCTTCCAGTCTGATCAAGAAGAAGCGATTGAAGAACAATCACTCATTGATTCACTCAGCGCCTATTTCAAACCCGAATTCTTGAACCGTTTTGACAGCATCATTCAGTTTGACTCATTAAATAGAGATGATTTAGTGAAGATTGTGGATCTTCTGCTTAATGAGCTGTCAGAGCAATTAAAAGAACAACATTTAACAGTCCAAGTAACAAATGAAGCGAAAGAAAAAATCGCAGAACTTGGATATCACCCTGCATTTGGTGCTCGTCCACTGCGAAGAACCATTCAAGAGCACGTTGAAGATCAAATGACGGAAATATTGCTTGAAGAAGAAAAACTTTCAGGATTCACTGTAGATGTAGTAGATAATGAAATCGTGGTGAAAAAAGGATAA
- a CDS encoding YkvI family membrane protein: MKRSNESAFQLAFVYVGTVVGAGFATGKEIVEFFVRFGWIGLFGILISGAIFTGLGAKMMLISKRIEAESYQDMNRFLFGAAASRYINIVMFFILLGVTSVMISGAGAIFEEQLGISKEYGIFLTIILSVIVLFKGSKGLFGVNVLVVPMLIFFSLIVFLDSFVFSSSESDVLALQMGEGEWILSAISYGAFNLALSQAVLVPVANEMTSEAVIKKGALLGGVMLTLILLACFLSLSSLNMLEAFDIPMAQVVYQVANSIHLIYLFVIFGEVFTSVIGNLFGLERQVRAYIRMNSVLTISLILLCCYLISKIGYGTLISTVYPIFGYVSIFFILFLCLKKVPASLDK; the protein is encoded by the coding sequence ATGAAACGTTCAAATGAATCCGCTTTTCAGCTTGCCTTTGTATATGTAGGAACAGTGGTTGGAGCTGGGTTTGCGACAGGAAAAGAAATCGTAGAATTTTTTGTTCGTTTTGGCTGGATTGGACTATTCGGAATTCTCATAAGCGGCGCTATTTTTACTGGACTTGGGGCAAAAATGATGCTTATTTCTAAACGGATTGAAGCAGAGTCTTATCAAGATATGAATCGGTTTTTATTTGGCGCAGCTGCAAGCCGATATATTAATATTGTCATGTTTTTTATTTTATTAGGTGTTACCTCAGTGATGATTTCTGGTGCAGGGGCTATTTTTGAAGAGCAGCTTGGCATATCAAAGGAATATGGAATCTTTTTGACGATCATTCTAAGTGTCATTGTACTGTTTAAAGGGTCAAAAGGGCTATTTGGTGTCAACGTCCTCGTCGTCCCAATGCTCATTTTCTTTTCATTGATCGTGTTTCTTGATTCATTCGTTTTTAGCAGTAGCGAAAGTGATGTTCTTGCGCTCCAAATGGGTGAGGGCGAGTGGATTTTATCAGCTATCTCATATGGTGCCTTTAATTTAGCACTTTCGCAAGCAGTGTTAGTGCCCGTCGCAAATGAAATGACGTCTGAAGCGGTGATTAAAAAGGGAGCATTGCTTGGGGGTGTGATGCTGACCCTTATTTTACTAGCATGCTTTTTATCTCTTTCTTCATTAAATATGCTCGAGGCGTTTGATATTCCAATGGCTCAAGTCGTGTATCAAGTAGCAAATTCCATTCACCTCATTTATTTATTTGTGATCTTCGGCGAAGTCTTTACATCTGTCATAGGCAATTTATTTGGATTGGAAAGACAAGTGAGGGCGTATATTCGAATGAACAGTGTCTTGACAATTTCCCTTATTCTTTTATGCTGCTATTTGATTAGTAAAATTGGCTACGGCACATTGATATCAACGGTTTACCCGATTTTTGGCTATGTGAGCATCTTTTTTATCCTCTTTCTTTGTCTGAAAAAAGTGCCTGCGTCGCTTGATAAGTAA
- the queC gene encoding 7-cyano-7-deazaguanine synthase QueC: MKNEKAVVVFSGGQDSTTCLLWALQQFEEVETVTFHYNQRHQEEIDVAKRIADKLGVKNHLLDMSLLNQLAPNALTRDDIDIEEKEGELPSTFVPGRNLVFLSFASILAYQIGARHIITGVCETDFSGYPDCRDEFVKSCNVTVNLAMEKPFVIHTPLMWLNKAETWKLADELNALDFVKNETLTCYNGIISDGCGECPACKLRKNGYDTYMEMKEAK, translated from the coding sequence TTGAAAAATGAAAAAGCAGTCGTTGTCTTTAGCGGGGGACAAGACAGTACGACATGTTTATTATGGGCACTTCAACAATTTGAAGAGGTAGAAACCGTGACCTTTCATTATAATCAGCGTCATCAAGAGGAAATTGATGTCGCCAAAAGAATTGCTGACAAGTTAGGTGTGAAGAATCATCTATTAGATATGTCACTTTTGAATCAGCTGGCACCAAATGCTTTAACAAGAGATGACATTGACATTGAAGAAAAAGAAGGAGAACTACCTTCCACGTTTGTGCCAGGGAGGAACTTAGTGTTCTTATCCTTTGCTTCTATTCTTGCATATCAAATCGGTGCAAGACATATTATCACAGGTGTTTGTGAGACAGACTTTAGCGGTTATCCAGATTGCCGTGACGAGTTTGTGAAGTCTTGCAATGTCACAGTGAATTTGGCGATGGAAAAACCATTTGTCATCCATACACCACTCATGTGGCTCAATAAAGCAGAAACATGGAAACTGGCGGACGAACTGAATGCGCTGGATTTTGTGAAAAATGAAACGCTCACTTGCTATAATGGCATCATTTCTGATGGCTGCGGGGAATGTCCTGCATGTAAGCTTCGGAAAAATGGCTATGACACATATATGGAAATGAAGGAGGCAAAATAA
- the queD gene encoding 6-carboxytetrahydropterin synthase QueD, producing MLSQIYPQANHPFSFELNKDMHVSAAHFIPREDAGACSRVHGHTYTINLTIAGDDLDESGFLVNFSTLKKLIHGEYDHTLLNDHEEFSGADRYEMPTTEVVAKTVHDKVAAYLSTLANQPVCVQVFVRETPTSYCIYRPKRVENNG from the coding sequence ATGCTTTCTCAAATCTATCCACAAGCGAATCATCCTTTTTCATTTGAATTGAACAAAGATATGCATGTATCAGCTGCTCATTTTATTCCAAGAGAAGATGCAGGTGCTTGCAGCCGTGTACATGGTCATACGTACACCATTAATTTGACCATTGCAGGAGACGACTTAGATGAATCGGGTTTCCTAGTCAATTTTAGTACATTGAAGAAGCTCATTCATGGTGAGTACGATCACACGCTACTCAATGATCATGAAGAGTTTTCGGGAGCCGATCGATACGAGATGCCTACTACAGAGGTTGTGGCAAAGACAGTTCATGACAAAGTGGCAGCGTATTTATCGACTTTAGCAAATCAACCAGTATGTGTTCAGGTTTTTGTTAGGGAGACACCAACAAGCTACTGCATTTACCGGCCGAAACGAGTTGAAAACAATGGCTAA
- the queE gene encoding 7-carboxy-7-deazaguanine synthase QueE — protein sequence MAKAIPVLEIFGPTIQGEGMVIGQKTMFVRTAGCDYSCSWCDSAFTWDGSAKHDIQWLHAEDIVKELKRIGGQAFSHVTISGGNPALLKQMESLIDLLNEEGMDTALETQGTMYQDWFLKIDDLTISPKPPSSNMKTDFTKLTRIVDELKNGNRLHHASLKVVIFDDADLAYAKDVHAKYPELPFYLQVGNDDTTTGDDAYLLTHLLKKYETLVDQVAQDPDLNRVRVLPQLHTLLWGNKRGV from the coding sequence ATGGCTAAAGCGATTCCTGTATTAGAAATCTTTGGTCCGACCATTCAAGGAGAAGGGATGGTTATTGGACAAAAAACCATGTTTGTCAGAACGGCTGGCTGTGACTACTCTTGCAGCTGGTGTGATTCCGCCTTTACATGGGATGGATCAGCGAAGCATGACATTCAGTGGCTTCACGCAGAAGACATTGTGAAAGAATTAAAAAGAATAGGTGGACAGGCATTTTCTCATGTCACCATTTCGGGAGGAAACCCTGCACTTTTAAAGCAAATGGAATCTCTCATTGATTTGCTGAATGAAGAAGGAATGGATACAGCGCTTGAAACACAAGGGACGATGTATCAAGACTGGTTTTTGAAAATTGATGATTTAACCATTTCTCCGAAGCCGCCGAGCTCGAATATGAAAACAGATTTTACGAAACTTACACGTATCGTAGATGAACTGAAAAATGGAAATAGACTACATCATGCAAGTCTAAAGGTCGTGATCTTTGACGATGCTGATCTAGCCTATGCGAAAGATGTTCACGCGAAATACCCAGAGCTTCCTTTTTATTTGCAGGTGGGAAATGATGACACGACGACAGGTGATGACGCGTACTTATTGACGCATTTATTAAAGAAATATGAAACGCTTGTCGATCAAGTAGCGCAAGATCCAGACTTAAATCGCGTAAGAGTGCTGCCTCAGCTACACACATTATTGTGGGGAAATAAACGAGGCGTATAG
- the queF gene encoding preQ(1) synthase, translating to MTTRKPEELEGVTLLGNQGTNYLFDYAPQVLETFPNKHTNRDYFVKFNCPEFTSLCPQTGQPDFATVYISYIPNDIMVESKSLKLYLFSFRNHGDFHEDCMNIIMNDLIELMDPRYIEVWGKFTPRGGISIDPYTNYGKPGTKYEEMASYRMMNHDMYPETIDNR from the coding sequence ATGACGACAAGAAAACCAGAAGAATTAGAAGGTGTCACGTTACTAGGAAATCAAGGCACCAATTATTTGTTTGATTATGCACCACAAGTGCTTGAAACGTTCCCAAATAAACATACAAATAGAGATTATTTTGTAAAATTCAACTGCCCAGAATTTACGTCACTTTGTCCGCAAACTGGTCAGCCAGATTTTGCGACAGTGTATATCAGCTATATTCCAAATGACATCATGGTTGAAAGTAAATCATTAAAATTATATTTGTTCAGCTTCCGAAACCATGGTGACTTCCATGAGGATTGTATGAACATTATCATGAACGATCTGATCGAATTGATGGACCCAAGATACATTGAAGTATGGGGTAAATTTACACCAAGAGGCGGTATATCAATTGATCCGTATACGAACTACGGTAAACCTGGGACTAAGTATGAAGAAATGGCATCATATCGTATGATGAATCATGATATGTATCCAGAAACGATTGATAATCGCTAA
- a CDS encoding YkvS family protein produces the protein MKIAKIGNVIEFRNGLTGVVEKVNENSVIVDVTIMDNYRDLELDSLTVVNHKNYKIIKDSVH, from the coding sequence TTGAAGATTGCAAAAATTGGAAATGTGATCGAATTTAGAAATGGTTTAACAGGTGTAGTTGAAAAAGTGAATGAAAACTCTGTCATTGTGGATGTCACCATTATGGACAACTATAGAGATTTAGAACTGGACTCACTAACAGTCGTTAATCATAAAAACTATAAAATCATCAAAGACTCCGTACATTAA